TTCAGTCTGATTTATCAGCTAAAAACTTAAAGGCATCGAACTTTAACATAAAGATCAGAATATTGACAATTTTTGATAtaagcgaaaaaaaaaaaaacaaattgaaataGTAGAAATAACTATTTAAGAAGAACATACTGACTTCCACAATTGATACATCCcaataaagatttaaaaataaaatgaaatgacaAAAAGTGAATGAATTAAACTATGTTTTGGGGGATACATGGAGAGGTAGATCAGCACTGAAATAGAAAGTCAAAGAAAAAAAAGGGGGGGGGGAAGCCCCACACAAAAATTTGTAGTATATCTAACCATGAGGTGTAAAacaatttgtaatgtttttgagTTATATCATAGTGCACTTTTACACCTGCATATCTCAAAGTTATCAAGATCAAACGACCTGTAATAAAACACATTCTAGTCTGTAGAAATAAAGTGGCAATATTTAGATCATAGGAAAAGTAAGTAAATTGagtaaaaacataaatttgttttaataaaccATTAActctcaaattatttaaaattgatcattttttcaataaaatttaggaAAATCTtcaatcaccctgtacatttatatATGCAAGTTTCAAAGCTCACTAGAATTCCAGACtagaattaaaaatgtaatatttaaatcATAGGACAAATCTATTATGAAAATATATTTCCATATAAACAAATTCAAATTATGCTTGTTATAAATTTGTTTTGATGAACTGTTAACTCACAGTATcagattattttattaaaatttgataaaattaaaaaatgcaaacaATTATGTCAGCAttgatataaaatattgacaacaACACTACTTCATCATCCACAATTATACTTTATCATAAAAATTTCCCATTTGTCAATCTCTATATTTATGTTGAATTATGTTTATTAAGATCTTAATCTATTCTATTATCTAATTTCTGATACTCAATATTCATAACGTAGATAGGTATGCTTCATGGCATAAATTAATTGATATTTGGCTTAAAAAAAAAGCAGAAAGGGCATACAATTGATATACTCCAAAATGGAGCCATAAAAGCAGTAACATGAAATAACTTGCATGTAAAAgctagtaataaaaaataaaaacatttaagcAATATCCTATCAAAAGATCTATCATTGAAATTATGATATATTACAATTCCATTTAGAATATCTGCCAATAAAATGGAAACTGCTGATCAGATTATTAGGAAATACTGTATCTTTGATTTTGCTGGCAAAGGAATTAGATATAAATATTATCAGTATCAGAAACCTGGTCCTGCCTTGATAATCAATATTACAAACAGGATATCTAGTCAGAAATGATTACTAAATTTCAGGCTGCTGAAAGACAaagaaatttatatttaactttgtTGACAATGAACAAGAACAAAGGAATACAACACTAGAAATTAACACTGGAAAAGATCCTGTGATCTAAAACTAAAACAGAGTAACAAATACAGATATTGAAATACAACTATAAAGTAGTAGGTATGATAGAACAGAAAATATAATTATACTCACCTCATCTATGTTTCTTAACCATTTGACTATATTTTCAAAACTCTTCTCATTGGTAATATCATAAACTAACATAATCCCCATTGCTCCTCTGTAGTAAGAAGTCGTGATGGTATGAAATCTTTCTTGACCAGCAGTATCCCATATCTGCAGTTTGATTTTTTTACCTCTTAATTCaacagtttttattttgaaatctaTACCTGTTAAAAAAATTCATTATCCATGTGTACTTGAACATTAAACTTTGGATAATTAATATATTAGACCGGTTTTATAAATCATATTGTCAAAATTTATATAGTTatataaaattctttaaaaaactaAATGAGAATCCTAAAAATAAATTACCTATTGTTGATATAAATGTAGTTGTGAATGCATCATCTGAAAATCGGAATAATATACATGTTTTCCCTACTCCAGAATCACCAAttaataaaagtttaaacaatAGATCGTAtgtcttttttgccatttttatataaattttttttgattgaAGCCTatcaaaaacatcaaaaatagaTACTGCCAACTTCAAAGACAAGTCACACTGACATTTGTTGGTGTAGGTCACAGAACACGAATATCATAGATTATAAACCAGGCAATTTTTGGCGAGTGAACTCttaaattgaaatatatttctGCTGTTTTATTTATACGCAGTTATATTTTAGTTAGTTATTAGTTTTtgtgtaatttaattattaatattgtgAGTTAATATTATCGCACTATTTCATTAGTtactttaaatatctttaaaaaaccaaaataaataaaatattacctgCATGTTTGGTTGCATAAGTAAAGAGTTGTAAATAATGAATTGGTTGCACAATGCGTGTCCATTTCAAACAGGTTTGTGGAAATAAATAATAGAGTAACtctcaatttattttattaacttaggaccactcttttttttattctatcaTTTTACTTTCTATATTTTACTTAGATTTTCTACCTCCATCATCGCTGCCTTAATAATCGGTATCCAATGTGCTAGAGGACCTACTCCTTTGTTTTGTCTATTTCTTCATCTGGAGAATAATAATTTGGCATATTTAACATGTTGGCCGTAGGATTGGCGAGTTTTTGTTTAGTTGCCATACTACCTATTGGTCTGTGGAAAGTATATACATAATTTCCTTCCCACTATAAAACATTGCCATATTCTCTATCTTGGGACGCGTCCTCTAGGTGTTAAGGGCACAGGAGATTGTGGCTCTTAGCCTCGACCTATTTCTTTACTAACGATACCGTTTTGCTTACCTTTTCCTGCCAAACTgaattactttattttattagttagttAATTATAATTGTCAAGTTCTTAATTTAGAAATAAGTCAACAATTTAAGGACATACTCATTTATTTTTACTGAATGGGTACAGTGTACAATGATttctttttataacatttttgcAGTCTATACATTTCCATTAATTAGTCTACTGTAACATTTAGACATCGAAGGACTTTTACACATTTATTCTCGATTACTGGAAAATTGGACGATTGTCGGAATAAAAATTTATTCCCTACACACGTACACATTTACTTCGGTTTTCCTTTTTTACATAACGCTTTCAGGTGATAAGATATTTTGCATTGTTGAAGATTCactataataattattaagttatttaacaataattttgaatataacaaatatatgAAAAACTTGgctgttttcaaaaaaaaaaaaaaaaaaaaaattgacaagtCAAAGTTTTTATATCTGACGTACGAAAAGTATTTGATTAATTTCTCACAAGTTAGCACCATCGAGTAAAACAGTCGATCTCATAGTTCTTAATTCTTAAATTATTATTTGGGCATTTGATTTTGCACCTGTTTATTAACCTTCAAGTGATAGCAAATCCCAAacgtataaaaatttatttcttagcAAATTCCATACTTATTTTTAATCTTTAAACCCCGGGTATTTGGGTTTAGTAAGTTTTAAGACTCTTCTAGACTACTCGCGAAGTTACTCAACGAAGTACTTGGGAAACTTAACGGAAGTAGGTCCCTATACATTCGTTCAACTTCGAGTCCTTTGACTCGGACGCAAAAACCGACCAGTTGAAGTTGCCGAGGCAAGTCGAGGTTGGACGAAATAAGGCGTAGTACCTCTCCACACTATCGTATTTCGTATTAGCCTAAATTCATTCGACTTCGCGAGTAGTGTGGAGCGTACATATAACATTTTTTGCGTTAACTTCTTACTTgataaaaaataagaaacaatGCTTTATCAGACTAAACACAATATATGCACACTCCCTGCATTACACATAGAAGTACCTAAATGGTTATTTAAAGGGTGTTTTGGAATATATGCTTATATTGACAGATTTAATTTCGTACTGTTTTTAATcatatttgatttgattttatggtctttaaCGTTGCGTTTCGTCATCTCGTTCAACTATAGTATATAACGTAGGTGTAGGTAATATGGCCATCTAACAAGTTTCCTACTATTTTATGTTTAAACGATAGAAATCTTGATACTAGCATAGTAATACAAATTTAGTGTCGAAATTGTTAAACAGATGGTCCCacatattataaaacaaatatatatttagataACCCACATAACTATAATAAGTTACTTTTTAAAAGATTTACATTTGGCCACAAATACAGACAAATGTTCTTAATGTGGCCATATTACCTGCACATACCTTAGTAGCTTAATTGCTGTAATTTtcttaatatacagtgtgtaaaagccaaatggaataaattcattatttaggttactgtacatatttataaaaaatcccgaagcacgtcaaatttaaattataacttgacattctttaacgtgaaaatgcaacccctaccttcaacccccttagaatgacaggtacaacctccaatttttaaaataggaagtataggcttgtgatatatcgtttaaaaggtcttttcattctccattcaaaaatattgtcgctttcaagtttattaagattaattaagataaaataaattaaaatcatgtggtttaccgaaattcgctaaaatatactcaaaacttatttcccgtttaggtcttgataatgggaaagtgaacaaaaaccatagcaatgtggtttttagatggtaaccattaaaaaactttaaagaatttccgtggcaacgttattttaacacgcattagtaaattgttttatttaagttgtcagtattttaatttaagtaaaaagttcgttcaattcaattctgaaaaatggttagattaacggaaatgcataaaataacagttttacaaatgattggttacggagataacacccgaacacaacaggaagtaactcgcctatttcatgagaaatttcctaatttagcgcctatatcccaaggatcaataagtaaaataaagaagcagtttcgcgagtttggtcatgtaaggcagataaaaaaagcagctgccaatgcactgagtgatgaactcaaattagatgtgttgcttgagtttcaggaaaatccacatacatagAGTAGACAGGCATctactacattcaatgctagccatacatcgatagtaaacatattaaaagaaaataaattgcatccctataagatgatacctactcaggagctcatggaagacaaTTTTGATAGTagaactttttttgtgagcaaatgatggacatgttggataacaatattatccaattagaagacgttatgttttctgatgagtgtactttttcacttaacggtcatgctaatcggcaaaattgccgctactgggccacggaaaatcctcactggatgagagaagaacacactcaataccctcaaaaggttaatgtttgggcagggattgtaggaaacaatatcattggtccctttttcattgagggcaacttgaatggcaacaattatttggcactacttcaaaatgatgtcattccaacgttggcaaatttatatcctgatccaggaaagcCTCAAGTTCCAGCAAATACGTGGTGGTGCTCcatcagcaggatggagcaccatcacattaccaacttaatgtccggcagtacctcgatacaatatttcccaatcggtggatagggagacgaggatcgattgaatggccagcgcgatcacctgatcttacattattagacttctttttatggggatatgtgaggagccatgtgtacaaaactaaaccttctgatttaaatgacttaaaagaacgaataacacttgcgattaggtcgatcacgcctgttatgttaaataatgttagaagatagttttgtttgagattaggatgttgccaagacatTCGCGgtaaacattttgaacatctacttcattaacattcatagttctttttcgtgttctacattttattacgttttgcattacattttagtttttgattgtattgtagcgaatttcggtaaccacatgattttaatttattttatcttaattaatcttaacaaacttgaaagcgacaacatttttgaatggagaataaaaagacctttcaaacgatatatcacaagcctatacttcctattttaaaaattgggggttgtacctgtcattatAAGGGGGCTGAAGGTAGGGGTTGGATttaatgtcaagttataatttaaatttgacgtgtttcgggatttttcataaatatgtacagtaacctaaataatgaatttatttcatttggcttttacacactgtatgagACGCCCATTTAGCTTTTTATTCAGTTATACTTGTATGGATTGTATACGTCGTTAATATTACGtgaaaatctcattaaaaatgcaaaaataaaccTTTCTACGGTCTTCAAAATTAAACAAGACAAATGTCAAATTcaacttaattttaaaaaatataaaactacaaACTTAAGCAACAACGATTAATTTTTTAcaacctttttattgtaaaaaaatatttcttggataataattaaaattgaaaCAATCCCAGGATATTTCTTGAATTTTTCAACGGTTTTACaataacttattaattattaagtaaaatctacaaacaatatctagtgttttttttttaacaaattgtttCTTATCAcctgaaattaatttattattttaaaatttaaaacaactaCAGCACCTACTCGTCAAAGTCAAACTAAAtcagtatgatgtttttctacAATCTAGTCAACAATAGTGTATGAAAACTAAATAGaatcaaaaataaattacatACTATAAATTATTAACCCATATACTACATGCTACTACTGTCCTTCGAAAAGACAATGGATCTATTTGCCTTTAATTAATAACTTAAACTTACCGTTGATAGATGGCGCCTGTGGGGTTTACTGTCAAACATTCGATCAAGATATTTCATCAGTTGCTCGCTTTAAAAGTTTGTTTACGTAGCGGCATagcattgttttgtttttttaattaaacatgaaTGTTGCTAATTGGAGGtaagtttttttaattacaaatcaaatGTGGGCGTTGTACATGATTTGCTAGTCATTGCTTTACTTACGTGTAATTATAGTGGAAATATTGCTTTGAGTTTTTTGTTACGTTCTTGTGTACggccatttttgttttgttcttttaaaaggacagtaGTAATAAGCACTACAAAATGGTTATTTTTTTAGGAAACCGTTAAAATTTCATGAGTTAATTGCAAAACTTGAGACAGATGAGATTCCAATGCCTCCTGACGGTATAATTATTTTTCCTCTAGACaatacaaatgataatataaCAGATTGCGATTCAGGAGACGAGGATGTCACAACAAGAGCTCTTCAGGCTATTTTTTGACGACAACCTATTCAATATGATAAAAACTTATACAAATACATACGTGGCACAAAAACACTTGACTAGTGATGTTACAGATAATGAATTTAGGTGTTCTGTGGGTGTGCTTATTTTGAGTGGGTACGTGGTGTTACCAAAAAGATATATGTATTGGGAAAATCGTGATGATAGTCAGAATAAAAAAGTCACTGGAGCTCTATCGAGAGATATATTTTCCCATGTAATGAAAATTCTCCATGTGTGTgataataatcttcttcttcttcttcctttgccctatccgtctcggacgttggctattaacaaggctattttgactttgtttacggcacctctgaacagttcggtcgatgttagtccgaaccattgtcgcaggttatgcatccatgagtgtcgtcttcttcccggtcccctcctactgtcgattcttccttggactattaactgtagcagacggtacttagtatgcctcatgacatgtccgaagtactcaagcttccgtttctttacggtgaagattatttctttgcttttgcctattctctgcattacttccacgttagtgatgtggtctgtccaggatatccgaagaatacggcgatatatccacagctcaaaggattctagtttcttcagggtggcttccgttgtggtctatgcctctgctccatagaacaagaccgggaagacagtgATAATAATAGTTTGGACAAAACAGACAAGTTTGCTAAAATAAGGCCATTATATGATGcattggataattttttttaaatcacggTCCTTTCGAATAAGAACATAGCCTAGATGAAGCTATGGTACCATATTTTGGAAGGCACCCTACGAAACAATTTATACGAAACAAACCCATTCGTTGGGGTTATCAACTTTGGATGGGTACTCTCCGTCTAGGTTGTATTGTATGGTATACACCATATCAAGGCAACTCAGTGCAAATACCAGCCTCATACAAAAACTTGGGTCTTGATTCGTCGGTTGTTTTGTCTTATACAGATGTGCTTCAATCACGCTGGCCAAAAACGAGATTCCACCTTTTAAAATGAGCTAAAAACCAAAGGTCTTTTGGGTACAGGTACAATAAGGGACAATAGAGCATTAAAATGCCCCCTGTTCGCTCCAACAGTGATGAAAAAAAAGGAAAGGGGAACTTACGATTACAGATTAGATAAAAACACAGGAATTGTGGTTTGTAGCTGGTAAGACAATAGTGTCGTTACAATTGCATCTAACTTTTGTTCAGTAAAACCACATCACCTAGTCAAACGGTTTTTCCATAAGGAGAAGAGACACATTTTTGTTTCTCAACCAAATATGATAAAGCAATACAATTCTTTTATGGGTGGCGTAGACCGCTGTGACCAAAACATTAGTCTTTACCGGATCTCTATAAGAGGGAAAAAATGGTACTTTCCGCTAATAGTACATGGAATTGACATGGCAATTGGACCGAAAAGACGGAGCAAGCCTTGATCAGCTTCAATTTACAAGGCAGATAGCTCGCAACCTTCTGGAAACCTACAAAAAAGGTATCAAACGCGGCCCAATACGGTCTTATATTCAAGATATGATGGTATGATCCATTTAGGTATGGTTCATGGTAGGTACGCGGTATCCACCGCATAAAATGAGACCTTACTGTACTTTACAAGTACGTAGTTGTACATCGCAGGCCATTGATGTGAGTTTGAGGTTAGAAAATATTACGACAACAAAAGTGTTATTAAAATAGAATTCTTACAAATTCGTAATACTCACACATGAAACATAatcttatcttttattttgtgtgtAACTTGTATTCAATACTTCCATCAACAATGAactgcaaaatattaaaaatttaacgaatttattgatttaccaaaaagaattaattaaattattgacTTAACACATCATGTTACCTGTTTAACAGTAAAATATCGGGGATAACTATATTCACGTTGCGCTAGGCGCACACACATCGAATTTGGACGTTCGATAAAAGTTCGATCGAACAAATTCCTTTGGTGACGCGAAGAAACAATGTGAGCGTGCACACACTTCGATCGCCAAACGGCACGACATCGATGTCGTGTGGCGATCGATGAATGTCACCTGTCAAATTCACGTCGCAAATTGTAGCTAGTATTGTGACGTCAGTTTCCCTCATTTTAAGGGTATTTTAATGATATAAAGAACTAATGTAAACAAATAATTATGCAATTGAAGGTAACTTAATGGAATTTTATGCTTTTCAGATCAGTAGTTTCAAGTCAGGTAATTTCTAACAATTTTTTTAGGTGggtaaaaaactatttaaaagacTGTCGAAAAACATCTAAACTGCAGCAGTCaagttatatttaaatttttattttagatccGACGTAGTTTTTTTCACGATAAAATATAGCAATATGTTTAACATTATAACAGACATTTTATGAAAATATATAGTTAAGTCATCCTTAATAACATAATcttaaaataaaatcttataaTTCTCTTCTCTATAATTttagatattataaaaataatttttctataagcgaataacaattttttaacaataaagaaCGTAGATTGACTCAAAACTAAGTAAAAAATAAGCTTTAGATGCAATGTTTAGCCTATGTTAGCCTATCTATCTCTTGCCTAGCCTGATCTGTTTAC
The genomic region above belongs to Diabrotica undecimpunctata isolate CICGRU chromosome 8, icDiaUnde3, whole genome shotgun sequence and contains:
- the Rab10 gene encoding ras-related protein Rab-10; this encodes MAKKTYDLLFKLLLIGDSGVGKTCILFRFSDDAFTTTFISTIGIDFKIKTVELRGKKIKLQIWDTAGQERFHTITTSYYRGAMGIMLVYDITNEKSFENIVKWLRNIDEHANEDVEKMILGNKCDMTDKRVVSRERGETIAREHNIRFMETSAKANINIERAFSELAEAILVKTAGRDDPVDRVTVDIRPTSTNKSCCN